GCCGGTGCACGCGCTCCTGCAACTGCGTGCCGAAGTAGATGAGCACGTTGCGGCACAGCACGACGTTGAACTCGTTGAAGGTGCCGTCGCTCACCAGGTTGTGCTGCGCGAAGACGATGTTCTTGCGCAGCGGGGCCTTGAAGATGGCGTGGTCGTAGTTGGCCGTGTAGTAGTCGCTGAAGGCCGCCGAGCCCCCGGCCCGCAGGTAGTTGGCGGTGTACTCGCGCATGTGCTCCAGCGGGAAGATGCCCGACTTGGCCCGCTCCACCACGGACGCGTTCATGTCCGTGGCGTAGATGCGGCTGCGCTCGTACAGCCCCGCCTCCATCAGGAGGATGGCCAGCGAGTACACCTCTTCCCCCGTCGAGCACCCCGCGTGCCAGATGCGCACGAAGGGCGCCGAGAAGAGGTGCGGAACGATCTTCTCCCGGAAGGCCACGAAGAAGCTCGGGTCGCGGAACATGGTGGTGGTGTTCACCGACAGGTGCTGCAGCAACAACTCCATCTTCGAGGAGTCGTGCAGCACCTGCGCCTGAAGCGCGGAGATGGTCTCCAGCCTCTGGGCGTGCACCATGTTCCACACCCGCCGCTTCAGCGACGCGCGGGCGTAGCCACGGAAGTCCAGTCCGTAGCGCCGCACGAGCCCCTCGAGGAGCAGATCCAGCTCGATCTCCTCGAGGGTCATCTCACCCTCCACCACCTCACGCGCCGCGCTCTCGCTCATCTTCCGTGACCCGTTGGTTCGCTACCCGTTGGTTGCGTTATCCGATGGTGCGCGTGCGGTCCGCGGTGCGGAACAGCCACACGCGCAGCAGGCTGAGCAGCTGATCCGTCTCGACGGGCTTGGTGATGTAGTCGCTGGCGCCCGCGTCGATGCACTTCTCGCGGTCACCCTTCATCGCCTTGGCCGTGAGCGCGATGATGGGGAGCGTCTTCAGCTCGTTGACCTGGCGGATGGCGCGCATGGTCTCGTAGCCGTCCATCTCCGGCATCATCACGTCCATCAGCACCACGTTGAGGTCCGGCGTGGCGCGGATGAGCTCGATGCCCTTGCGGCCGTTCTCCGCGTAGATGACCTGCATCTTGTGCTTCTCCAGCACGCTGGTGAGGGCGAAGATGTTGCGCACGTCGTCGTCCACCACCAGCACCTTCTTGCCGGCGAGCACCGGATCGCTCTGGTGCACCTGCTTGATCATCGCCCGCTTGTTCTCGGGCAGGTTGGCCTCCACGCGGTGCAGGAAGAGGGCCGTCTCGTCCAGCAGCTGCTCGGGCGACTTGACGCTCTTGATGATGATGGCGTCGGTGACGCGCTTGAGGACGGTCTCCTCCTCCTCGGTGAGCTCCTTGCCCGTGTAGACGATGATGGGCGGGGTGTGGCCCTGCCGCTTCATCGCCTCGATGAGCTGCAGGCCCGTCATGTCCGGCAGGCCCAGGTCCAGCACCACGCAGTCGAAGTACTTCTCCTGCATGGCGGTCAGGGCCTCCTGTCCGCTGCCCACCGGCGTCGTCTTCACGTCGCCGTTGCCGATGAGGGTGACGATGCTGTCGCGCTGGCGCTGATCGTCCTCCACCACCAGCAGGTTCTTCACCGGCCGCTCGATGAAGCCCTTCACCCGGCCCAGGGCCTCGCTGAGGACCTCGCGGGTGGCCGGCTTCTGCAGCACCGCCAGGGCGCCCAACCTCAGGCCGCGGCTGCGCTCCTCCTCGCTGGCGGAGATGATGTGCACCGGGATGTGGCGGGTGCGGCTGTCGTGCTTGAGGCGGTCCAGCAGGTTCCACCCGTCGATGACCGGCAGCCCGATGTCCAGGGTGATGGCATCCGGCCGGAACTGCCGCGCCATGGCCAGACCCGTGTCGCCACGCAGCGCGACCAGGCCCTTGAAGCCGCGCTCCCGCGCCAGGCCGAGGATGATGCGGGCGAAGACGATGTCATCCTCGATGATGAGCAGCGTCCGGTCTCCCGGCTGGATGCCGCGCCGGTCGTCCTCGACGTCCTCCTCCCGGGCCAGCTCCGCGTCCTGGATGGCGGTCTCCACCTCCGCGCGCAGGGCGTTGAGCCGCTCCTCGGACGCCGCCCGGTTGGAGACGTTGCCGTTCCCGTTGCCATTGCCGTTGTACTGCTGCGGGCGCGGCTGGCTGGGGGCCGGCACGTACGTCTGCGGCACGAAGAGGGTGAAGGTGCTGCCCTTGCCCGGGGCGCTGACGACCTTGATCTCACCACCCAGCAGCTT
This is a stretch of genomic DNA from Archangium violaceum. It encodes these proteins:
- a CDS encoding CheR family methyltransferase, with protein sequence MSESAAREVVEGEMTLEEIELDLLLEGLVRRYGLDFRGYARASLKRRVWNMVHAQRLETISALQAQVLHDSSKMELLLQHLSVNTTTMFRDPSFFVAFREKIVPHLFSAPFVRIWHAGCSTGEEVYSLAILLMEAGLYERSRIYATDMNASVVERAKSGIFPLEHMREYTANYLRAGGSAAFSDYYTANYDHAIFKAPLRKNIVFAQHNLVSDGTFNEFNVVLCRNVLIYFGTQLQERVHRLLHQSLRRFGILALGRGETLRHTVLENDYDEVDFQERLYRRRA